From Variovorax sp. PMC12, the proteins below share one genomic window:
- a CDS encoding SDR family oxidoreductase: protein MPSINSPSGALPARFRRERLLIVGCGDVGQRVARDLSGRMQLVALTSSRDRVAALRAAGVRPLVGNLDDAATLRRLAGIATRVLHLAPPARDGGAAWWRDQRTTALARALRLRSVPSTFVYGSTSGVYGDCGGARVNETRGVRPDTPRSHRRVDAERAVRWLGRSAGIRASILRIPGIYAPDRENGTPRARLQRGTPVLRHEDDVYTNHIHADDLARACEAALFRGKPQRIVHASDDTELKMGDYMDLAADLYGMPRPPRVARGEAERQLPLQLLSFMGESRRLDNTRLKRELRVRLAHPTVHTGLIEANGQS from the coding sequence TTGCCTTCAATCAATAGCCCCTCCGGCGCTCTGCCGGCGCGTTTCCGGCGCGAGCGCCTTCTCATCGTGGGCTGCGGCGACGTCGGCCAGCGTGTCGCGCGCGATCTTTCGGGCCGCATGCAACTGGTGGCGCTCACTTCCTCCAGGGACCGGGTGGCCGCCCTGCGGGCAGCCGGCGTGCGCCCGCTGGTGGGCAACCTGGACGACGCGGCCACCCTGCGCAGGCTGGCGGGCATCGCGACCCGGGTGCTGCACCTGGCGCCGCCTGCCCGCGACGGGGGCGCCGCCTGGTGGCGCGACCAGCGCACCACCGCGCTGGCTCGCGCGCTGCGGCTGCGCTCGGTGCCTTCGACCTTCGTCTACGGCTCTACCAGCGGCGTCTATGGCGACTGCGGCGGCGCACGCGTGAACGAAACCCGCGGGGTGCGGCCGGACACGCCCCGCTCGCACCGCCGCGTGGACGCCGAACGCGCCGTGCGATGGCTGGGCCGCAGTGCCGGCATCCGGGCCAGCATCCTGCGGATTCCCGGCATCTATGCGCCGGACCGCGAGAACGGCACGCCGCGCGCCCGCCTGCAGCGCGGCACCCCCGTGCTGCGGCACGAGGACGACGTCTACACCAACCATATCCACGCCGACGACCTGGCGCGAGCCTGCGAGGCCGCGCTGTTCCGCGGCAAGCCGCAGCGCATCGTGCATGCGTCGGACGACACCGAACTGAAGATGGGCGACTACATGGACCTGGCCGCCGACCTGTACGGCATGCCCCGCCCCCCGCGCGTGGCCCGCGGCGAGGCCGAGCGGCAGTTGCCGCTGCAGTTGCTGAGCTTCATGGGGGAATCGCGCCGGCTGGACAACACGCGGCTCAAGCGCGAACTGCGGGTGCGGCTGGCGCACCCGACGGTGCATACAGGCCTGATAGAGGCCAACGGGCAGTCGTAG
- a CDS encoding CDP-6-deoxy-delta-3,4-glucoseen reductase, translated as MTATAPHEAGFSITVEPSGRHFVAQGDETILAAGIRQGIGLPYGCKDGACGSCKCKKLSGEVTLGSHQSKALSAEEQLAGFVLTCCAHATSDVVLESRQVTEAGALPIRKMPVRVMGLTRQSHDVILLRLQLPAGEPLQFYAGQYVEFILRDGARRSYSMANAPHTVGVPGTGIELHLRHLPGGKFTDHVFGSMKEKEILRIEGPFGSFFLREDSDKPIILLASGTGFAPIKALLEHMQFKGISRPVSLYWGGRRPEDLYMDAWVREQMPNMPQLRYVPVISNATPQDNWTGRTGFVHQAVLEDFADLSGHQVYACGAPIVVDSAKRDYVALAGLPEEEFFADAFTTEADKAVP; from the coding sequence ATGACTGCTACCGCGCCGCATGAGGCAGGCTTTTCCATCACCGTCGAGCCCAGCGGGCGCCATTTCGTGGCGCAGGGCGATGAAACCATCCTCGCGGCCGGCATCCGGCAAGGCATCGGCCTGCCCTACGGCTGCAAGGACGGCGCCTGCGGCTCCTGCAAATGCAAGAAGCTCTCGGGCGAGGTCACGCTCGGCTCCCACCAGAGCAAGGCGCTGAGCGCCGAAGAACAGCTGGCCGGCTTCGTGCTGACCTGCTGCGCCCACGCCACCAGCGACGTGGTGCTCGAGTCGCGCCAGGTCACGGAAGCCGGCGCGCTGCCGATCCGCAAGATGCCCGTGCGGGTGATGGGGCTCACGCGCCAGTCGCACGACGTGATTCTCTTGCGCCTGCAGCTGCCGGCGGGCGAGCCGCTGCAGTTCTACGCGGGCCAGTATGTCGAATTCATCCTGCGCGACGGCGCCCGCCGGAGCTACTCGATGGCCAATGCGCCGCACACCGTCGGCGTGCCCGGCACGGGCATCGAGTTGCACCTGCGTCACCTGCCGGGCGGCAAGTTCACCGACCACGTGTTCGGCTCGATGAAGGAAAAGGAAATCCTGCGCATCGAAGGCCCCTTCGGCAGCTTCTTCCTGCGCGAAGACTCCGACAAGCCGATCATCCTGCTGGCCTCGGGCACCGGCTTCGCGCCCATCAAGGCGCTGCTGGAACACATGCAGTTCAAGGGCATCTCGCGGCCCGTGTCGCTCTACTGGGGCGGCCGCCGCCCCGAAGACCTGTACATGGACGCCTGGGTGCGCGAGCAGATGCCCAACATGCCCCAGCTGCGCTACGTGCCCGTCATCTCCAACGCCACGCCGCAGGACAACTGGACCGGCCGCACCGGCTTCGTCCACCAGGCCGTGCTGGAAGACTTCGCCGACCTGTCGGGCCACCAGGTCTATGCCTGCGGCGCGCCCATCGTGGTGGATTCGGCCAAGCGCGACTACGTGGCGCTGGCCGGGCTGCCCGAAGAAGAGTTCTTTGCAGACGCGTTCACCACCGAGGCCGACAAGGCCGTTCCCTGA
- a CDS encoding Bug family tripartite tricarboxylate transporter substrate binding protein, whose translation MKTRHFLLTLLASATALMGTGTAMAQQQRPIRLVVPYAAGGPIDNTARILAERVKDTLGPVIIDNKPGAGGNIGADIVAKAPPDGLTIGIAATATNAVNPWLYNKIPFNAATDFAPITQMVRVPNVLVMNADTAKRLNINSVADLIRYAKANPAKLNYGSGGNGSAGHLAGELFKKEAGIFAVHIPYNGGSPAQLALISGQVDFNFDNLATAAPNIRSGKLKAIAVTTLQRSSSLPEVPPIADTLKGFSIDTWWGLVAPAGTPHDVVVKLNQAFVAALNAPETKTRFAGLLAEPVASSPEQFGAFMKSELAKYEAVVKATGAKVD comes from the coding sequence ATGAAGACGAGACACTTCCTTCTCACCCTCCTTGCAAGTGCCACCGCCCTGATGGGCACCGGCACGGCCATGGCGCAGCAGCAGCGCCCCATCCGCCTCGTCGTGCCCTACGCGGCCGGCGGCCCGATCGACAACACCGCGCGCATCCTGGCCGAACGCGTCAAGGACACGCTGGGCCCGGTCATCATCGACAACAAGCCCGGTGCGGGCGGCAACATCGGCGCGGACATCGTGGCGAAGGCACCGCCGGACGGCCTGACCATCGGCATCGCGGCCACCGCCACGAACGCGGTGAATCCGTGGCTCTACAACAAGATCCCGTTCAACGCCGCGACCGACTTCGCGCCCATCACCCAGATGGTCCGCGTGCCCAACGTGCTGGTGATGAACGCCGACACCGCGAAGCGCCTGAACATTAACAGCGTGGCCGACCTCATCCGCTACGCCAAGGCCAACCCCGCCAAGCTCAACTACGGCAGCGGCGGCAACGGCAGCGCGGGGCACCTGGCGGGCGAGCTGTTCAAGAAGGAAGCGGGCATCTTCGCGGTGCACATTCCGTACAACGGCGGCAGCCCGGCGCAGCTGGCGCTGATCTCGGGCCAGGTCGACTTCAACTTCGACAACCTCGCCACCGCCGCGCCGAACATCCGCTCGGGCAAGCTGAAGGCGATTGCGGTGACGACGCTGCAGCGCAGCAGCTCGCTGCCCGAGGTGCCGCCCATCGCCGACACGCTCAAGGGCTTTTCCATCGACACGTGGTGGGGCCTGGTGGCACCGGCGGGCACGCCGCACGACGTGGTCGTGAAGCTGAATCAGGCGTTCGTGGCCGCGCTCAATGCGCCGGAAACGAAGACGCGCTTCGCCGGCCTGCTGGCCGAGCCGGTGGCCAGCTCGCCGGAGCAGTTCGGTGCATTCATGAAGAGCGAGCTGGCGAAGTACGAAGCCGTCGTCAAGGCGACTGGCGCCAAGGTCGACTGA
- a CDS encoding ABC transporter ATP-binding protein: MTSEQDTLASAAQAKAAGKTLLKVGGLKVGYGGIQAVKGVDFEVREGELVSLIGSNGAGKTTTMKAITGTLPAGAGNIEFLGRSIKGRGAWDLVSEGLVMVPEGRGVFTRMTITENLQIGAYIRKDKAEIASDMERVFVTFPRLRERKDQLAGTMSGGEQQMLAMGRALMARPKVLLLDEPTMGLSPIMCDKIFEVVQTVASQGVTILLVEQNANRALQLADRGYVMESGLITMSGEAKALLSDPRVRAAYLGE, from the coding sequence ATGACGAGCGAACAAGACACCCTGGCCAGCGCCGCGCAGGCCAAGGCGGCCGGCAAGACTCTGCTGAAGGTCGGCGGCCTGAAGGTGGGCTACGGCGGCATCCAGGCCGTCAAGGGCGTGGACTTCGAGGTGCGCGAGGGAGAGCTGGTCTCGCTGATCGGCTCCAACGGCGCCGGCAAGACCACCACCATGAAGGCCATCACCGGCACGCTGCCGGCCGGGGCCGGCAACATCGAATTCCTGGGCCGCAGCATCAAGGGCCGCGGCGCCTGGGACCTGGTGTCCGAAGGCCTGGTGATGGTGCCGGAAGGCCGTGGCGTGTTCACGCGCATGACCATCACCGAGAACCTGCAGATCGGCGCCTACATCCGCAAGGACAAGGCTGAGATCGCCAGCGACATGGAGCGCGTGTTCGTCACCTTCCCGCGCCTGCGCGAGCGCAAGGACCAGCTGGCCGGCACCATGTCCGGCGGCGAGCAGCAGATGCTGGCCATGGGCCGCGCGCTCATGGCGCGCCCCAAGGTGCTGCTGCTGGACGAACCGACCATGGGCCTGTCGCCGATCATGTGCGACAAGATCTTCGAGGTGGTGCAAACCGTGGCCTCGCAGGGCGTCACGATCCTGCTGGTGGAGCAGAACGCCAACCGCGCGCTGCAGCTGGCCGACCGCGGCTACGTGATGGAGTCGGGCCTGATCACCATGAGCGGCGAGGCCAAGGCCCTGCTGAGCGACCCGCGCGTGCGGGCCGCGTACCTGGGCGAATGA
- a CDS encoding ABC transporter ATP-binding protein, translating to MTTTTDTILDVRGISKRFGGLQALSDVGITIKRGQVYGLIGPNGAGKTTFFNVITGLYTPDSGTFELAGKPYQPTAVHEVAKAGIARTFQNIRLFAEMTALENVMVGRHIRTHSGVFGAMLRTGSFKAEEAAIAKRAQELLDYVGIGKFADYKARTLSYGDQRRLEIARALATDPQLIALDEPAAGMNSTEKVALRELIDRIRRDNRTILIIEHDVKLIMGLCDRVTVLDYGKQIAEGTPYDVQKNEKVIEAYLGTGGH from the coding sequence ATGACGACGACTACGGACACCATCCTCGACGTACGCGGCATCTCCAAGCGCTTCGGCGGCTTGCAGGCGCTCTCGGACGTGGGCATCACCATCAAGCGCGGCCAGGTCTACGGGCTGATCGGCCCCAACGGCGCGGGCAAGACCACGTTCTTCAACGTGATCACCGGCCTGTACACGCCCGACAGCGGCACCTTCGAGCTGGCCGGCAAGCCCTACCAGCCGACGGCCGTGCACGAAGTGGCCAAGGCCGGGATTGCGCGCACCTTCCAGAACATCCGCCTCTTCGCCGAAATGACGGCGCTGGAGAACGTGATGGTCGGGCGCCACATCCGTACCCATTCGGGCGTGTTCGGCGCCATGCTGCGCACGGGCAGCTTCAAGGCCGAGGAGGCCGCCATCGCCAAGCGCGCGCAGGAGCTGCTCGACTACGTGGGCATCGGCAAGTTCGCCGACTACAAGGCGCGCACGCTGAGCTACGGCGACCAGCGCCGCCTGGAAATCGCGCGCGCCCTGGCCACCGATCCGCAGCTCATCGCGCTGGACGAGCCGGCCGCGGGCATGAACTCCACCGAGAAGGTGGCGCTGCGCGAGCTGATCGACCGCATCCGCCGCGACAACCGCACCATCCTCATCATCGAACACGACGTCAAGCTCATCATGGGCCTGTGCGACCGCGTCACCGTGCTGGACTACGGCAAGCAGATCGCCGAGGGAACGCCCTACGACGTGCAGAAGAACGAGAAGGTGATCGAGGCCTACCTCGGCACCGGAGGCCACTGA
- a CDS encoding branched-chain amino acid ABC transporter permease, producing the protein MKNSKNLALYVIGAIAVLALPLLLQMQGNAWVRIADIALLYVLLALGLNIVVGYAGLLDLGYVAFFAVGAYLFALMGSSHLTETFPWFAQMFPNGMHTSLLIVIPLALVVAAVLGVLLGAPTLKLRGDYLAIVTLGFGEIIRVFLNNLDQPVNITNGPKGITAIDSIKFWGLDLGKAWKFDGFTISSVSLYYYLFLALVVATVIISHRLQTSRIGRAWMAIREDEIAAKAMGINTRNMKLLAFGMGASFGGVSGAMFAAFQGFVSPESFSLMESVMIVAMVVLGGIGHLPGVILGAVLLAALPEVLRYVAGPLQAATDGRLDASILRQLFIALAMIVIMLVRPRGLWPSPEHGKSLTKKGGAPVDPTHAAVAPGSLQTHAPGIDTPADELPGAASRPMSINP; encoded by the coding sequence ATGAAGAACAGCAAGAACCTCGCGCTCTACGTCATCGGCGCCATCGCCGTGCTCGCTCTGCCGCTGCTGCTGCAGATGCAGGGCAACGCATGGGTGCGCATCGCCGACATCGCCCTGCTCTACGTGCTGCTGGCACTGGGCCTGAACATCGTGGTCGGCTACGCCGGCCTGCTCGACCTGGGCTACGTGGCCTTCTTCGCGGTGGGCGCCTATCTGTTCGCGCTCATGGGCTCGTCTCACCTGACCGAGACCTTCCCGTGGTTCGCGCAGATGTTCCCGAACGGCATGCACACCTCGCTGCTGATCGTGATTCCGCTGGCGCTGGTGGTGGCCGCCGTGCTCGGCGTGCTGCTGGGCGCGCCCACGCTCAAGCTGCGCGGCGACTACCTCGCCATCGTCACGCTGGGCTTCGGCGAAATCATCCGCGTGTTCCTGAACAACCTGGACCAGCCCGTCAACATCACCAACGGGCCCAAGGGCATTACGGCCATCGATTCCATCAAGTTCTGGGGCCTCGACCTCGGCAAGGCATGGAAGTTCGACGGCTTCACGATCTCCTCGGTGTCGCTGTACTACTACCTGTTCCTGGCGCTCGTGGTCGCGACCGTGATCATCTCGCACCGCCTGCAGACCTCGCGCATCGGCCGCGCCTGGATGGCCATCCGCGAAGACGAGATCGCCGCCAAGGCCATGGGCATCAATACCCGCAACATGAAGCTGCTGGCCTTCGGCATGGGCGCGAGCTTCGGCGGCGTGTCGGGCGCGATGTTCGCGGCCTTCCAGGGCTTCGTGTCGCCCGAGTCCTTCAGCCTGATGGAGTCGGTGATGATCGTGGCGATGGTGGTGCTCGGCGGCATCGGGCATCTTCCCGGCGTGATTCTGGGCGCCGTGCTGCTGGCGGCGCTGCCCGAGGTGCTGCGCTACGTGGCCGGCCCGCTGCAGGCGGCCACCGACGGCCGCCTCGACGCATCCATCCTGCGCCAGCTGTTCATCGCGCTGGCCATGATCGTCATCATGCTGGTGCGCCCGCGCGGCCTGTGGCCGTCGCCGGAGCATGGCAAGTCCCTGACGAAGAAGGGCGGCGCCCCCGTCGACCCGACCCATGCGGCCGTGGCCCCGGGCTCGCTGCAGACCCATGCGCCGGGCATCGATACGCCCGCCGACGAGCTGCCGGGTGCAGCCTCGCGTCCCATGTCGATCAATCCGTGA
- a CDS encoding branched-chain amino acid ABC transporter permease: MDILLQQIINGLVLGSMYALIALGYTMVYGIINLINFAHGEVLMVGALTSWTIIGLMKDGMPNTPGWLVLLIALIIACIVAATLNFVIEKVAYRPLRNSPKLAPLITAIGMSILLQTLAMIIWKPTNKAYPNLLPTDPIHVGGAVISPTQVMILSVTAFSLVVLMWLVNYTKLGRAMRATAENPRVAALMGIRPDMVISATFIIGAVLAAIAGVMYASNYGIAQHAMGFLPGLKAFTAAVFGGIGNLAGAVVGGILLGLIEAIGSGYIGTITGGVLGSNYSDIFAFIVLIVMLTLRPSGLLGERVADRA, encoded by the coding sequence ATGGACATTTTGCTGCAGCAGATCATCAACGGTCTGGTTCTCGGCAGCATGTATGCCTTGATAGCCTTGGGCTACACCATGGTGTACGGCATCATCAATCTGATCAACTTTGCGCACGGAGAAGTATTAATGGTGGGGGCTCTGACGAGCTGGACCATCATCGGCCTCATGAAGGACGGCATGCCCAACACACCGGGCTGGCTGGTTCTGCTCATTGCCCTGATCATTGCCTGCATCGTCGCGGCAACCCTCAATTTCGTGATCGAGAAAGTGGCCTACCGGCCGCTGCGCAACAGCCCCAAGCTCGCGCCGCTGATCACCGCCATCGGCATGTCGATCCTGCTGCAGACGCTGGCGATGATCATCTGGAAGCCGACCAACAAGGCCTATCCCAACCTGCTGCCGACCGACCCCATCCACGTGGGTGGCGCGGTGATCTCGCCCACGCAGGTGATGATCCTCAGCGTCACGGCGTTCTCGCTCGTGGTGCTCATGTGGCTGGTCAACTACACCAAGCTCGGCCGCGCGATGCGCGCCACCGCGGAGAACCCGCGCGTGGCCGCCCTCATGGGCATCCGCCCCGACATGGTCATCTCGGCCACCTTCATCATCGGCGCCGTGCTCGCGGCCATCGCGGGCGTGATGTACGCGTCGAACTACGGCATCGCGCAGCACGCGATGGGCTTCCTGCCCGGCCTCAAGGCCTTCACCGCGGCGGTGTTCGGCGGCATCGGCAACCTCGCGGGCGCGGTGGTCGGCGGCATCCTGCTGGGGCTCATCGAGGCCATCGGCTCCGGCTACATCGGCACCATCACCGGTGGCGTGCTGGGCAGCAACTACAGCGACATCTTCGCGTTCATCGTGCTGATCGTCATGCTCACCCTGCGTCCGTCGGGCCTGCTCGGCGAACGTGTGGCGGACCGTGCGTAA